One genomic window of Salvelinus alpinus chromosome 17, SLU_Salpinus.1, whole genome shotgun sequence includes the following:
- the LOC139541878 gene encoding uncharacterized protein, with translation MHASNSIIKFADDTTVVELITNNNETAYREELRALTREMIMDFRKQQREHPPIHIDWTAVEKHRPSRMVPSLPHRTVPPPSYRPSPMVPSLPHRTVPIPSYRPSPMVSSLPLSTVPPAWYHLSPIVPSLPHGTIPPPSYRPSPMVPSLPHGNVPPPSYHPSPIVPSLPHGTIPPPWYHPSPIVPSLPHRTVPPPWYHPSPMVPSLPHRTVPIPSYRPSPMVSSLPLSTVPPAWYHLSPIVPSLPHGTIPPPSYRPSPMVPSLPHGTIPPPSYRPYPIVPSLPHRTVPPPSYRPSPMVSSLPLSTVPPA, from the exons atgcacgcctccaactcaatcatcaagtttgcagacgacacaacagtagtagagttgattaccaacaacaacgagacagcctacagggaggagctgAGGGCACTAACAagggagatgatcatggacttcaggaaacagcagagggagcacccgcctatccacatcgactggacagcagtggagaag CACCGTCCCTCCCGCATGGTACCATCCCTCCCCCATCGTACCGTCCCTCCCCCATCGTACCGTCCCTCCCCCATGGTACCATCCCTCCCCCATCGTACCGTCCCTATCCCATCGTACCGTCCCTCCCCCATGGTATCGTCCCTCCCTCTTAGCACCGTCCCTCCCGCATGGTACCATCTCTCCCCCATCGTACCGTCCCTCCCCCATGGTACCATCCCTCCCCCATCGTACCGTCCCTCCCCCATGGTACCATCCCTCCCCCATGGTAACGTTCCTCCCCCATCGTACCATCCCTCCCCCATCGTACCGTCCCTCCCCCATGGTACCATCCCTCCCCCATGGTACCATCCCTCCCCCATCGTACCATCCCTCCCCCATCGTACCGTCCCTCCCCCATGGTACCATCCCTCCCCCATGGTACCATCCCTCCCCCATCGTACCGTCCCTATCCCATCGTACCGTCCCTCCCCCATGGTATCGTCCCTCCCTCTTAGCACCGTCCCTCCCGCATGGTACCATCTCTCCCCCATCGTACCGTCCCTCCCCCATGGTACCATCCCTCCCCCATCGTACCGTCCCTCCCCCATGGTACCATCCCTCCCCCATGGTACCATCCCTCCCCCATCGTACCGTCCCTATCCCATCGTACCGTCCCTCCCCCATCGTACCGTCCCTCCCCCATCGTACCGTCCCTCCCCCATGGTATCGTCCCTCCCTCTTAGCACCGTCCCTCCAGCATAG